A stretch of the Mycobacterium shigaense genome encodes the following:
- a CDS encoding MMPL/RND family transporter, protein MSNNGDVHPHKNDAVGLPHMPFFARTVYRFAPLIVLGWVGLVVVLSMFVPDLETVGKQHTVPMSPKEAASMKATQRVGKVFNEFDSDSAIMIVLEGDKPLGDDAHHYYDGLVKKLEADTKHVEHVQDFWGDPLTAAGSQSTDGKAAYVQVYLQGNQGETRANESVRAVRKLVEDDPAPPGIHAYVTGAAALTADQSAAGDKGVILVTLLTFVVIIFMLLWVYRSIVTVFSTLIMVVLELFAARQVVAFLAHNNIIGLSTFAVNLLVLMVIAASTDYAIFVLGRYQEARSLGEDREQAFYTMFHGTAHVVLGSGLTIAGAMYCLSFTRLPYFQSLGVPCAVGTLVAVMAALTLGPALLAVGSRSRFHLFDPKRKMRTRGWRRVGTAIVRWPGPILAVSIGIALIGLLALPGYRTNYDNRQYLPPSTKAVVGYEAAERHFSNARMNPELLMIETDHDMRNPANMLVLDRIARFVFHIPGVARVQTITRPLGAPIEHTSIPFQISMQNTTQVENQEYMKKRMADMLTQADAMQQSIDTMQRMYEITSKMAAVTHHMDGLTHEMLDVTSNMRDEIANFDDFFRPIRSYFYWEKHCFDVPVCWSLRSILDALDGLDQIVEKFKFLSDDLAQMDALLPQMLAQMPPMIATMTTMKQMMLTMHSSMNSMYDQMDVMSQNSTAMGQAYDAAKNDDSFYIPPEVFDNPDFKRGLKMFLSPDGHAARFIISHDVPPATPEGISHVDPIKSAAKEAIKGTPLEGSKIWLGGTAAVYKDMRDGSKYDLMIAGISAASLILIIMLIITRSLVAAITIVGTVLLSLGASFGLSVLVWQDILGIELHWMVLAMSVILLLAVGSDYNLLLVSRFKEEIHAGIKTGIIRSMAGTGAVVTSAGLVFAATMGTFAISPLRVMGQVGTTIALGLLFDTLIVRSFMMPSVAALMGRWFWWPQRVRNRPASEMLRPYGSRSAVRAYMLPPEPRPPRSAHSADTDRFPVGAPHY, encoded by the coding sequence ATGAGCAACAACGGTGACGTCCACCCGCACAAGAACGATGCCGTCGGCCTTCCCCACATGCCATTCTTCGCGCGGACGGTGTACAGGTTCGCGCCGCTGATCGTGCTGGGCTGGGTGGGCCTGGTGGTCGTCCTGTCGATGTTCGTCCCCGACCTGGAAACGGTCGGCAAGCAACACACGGTGCCGATGAGCCCGAAAGAGGCGGCATCGATGAAGGCGACGCAGCGGGTCGGCAAGGTGTTCAACGAGTTCGACAGCGACAGCGCGATCATGATCGTCCTGGAGGGCGACAAGCCGCTCGGCGACGACGCGCACCACTACTACGACGGCCTGGTCAAGAAGCTCGAAGCTGACACAAAGCACGTGGAGCACGTGCAGGACTTCTGGGGAGATCCGCTGACGGCCGCCGGCTCGCAGAGCACCGACGGCAAGGCCGCCTATGTGCAGGTGTATCTGCAGGGCAACCAGGGCGAGACCAGAGCCAACGAATCCGTCCGGGCGGTCCGTAAGTTGGTGGAGGACGACCCGGCACCACCGGGCATCCACGCCTATGTGACCGGCGCGGCCGCGCTGACCGCCGATCAGTCCGCGGCCGGTGACAAGGGCGTCATCCTGGTCACGCTGCTCACCTTCGTCGTGATCATCTTCATGCTGCTGTGGGTGTACCGCTCGATCGTCACCGTGTTCAGCACGCTGATCATGGTGGTGCTCGAGCTCTTCGCGGCGCGGCAGGTGGTCGCATTTCTGGCTCACAACAACATCATTGGGCTGTCGACCTTCGCGGTGAACCTGTTGGTGTTGATGGTTATCGCGGCAAGCACCGACTATGCGATCTTCGTGCTGGGCCGGTATCAGGAGGCGCGGTCGCTCGGCGAGGACCGAGAACAGGCGTTTTACACCATGTTTCACGGGACCGCGCACGTCGTCCTAGGCTCCGGCCTGACCATCGCCGGTGCGATGTACTGCTTGAGCTTCACCCGGCTGCCGTATTTCCAGAGCCTCGGCGTCCCGTGCGCGGTGGGGACGCTGGTCGCCGTCATGGCGGCACTCACGCTGGGTCCGGCGCTGCTGGCGGTGGGCAGTCGCAGCCGCTTCCACCTGTTCGACCCCAAACGCAAGATGCGGACGCGGGGCTGGCGCCGGGTGGGCACCGCCATCGTCCGGTGGCCCGGGCCGATCCTGGCGGTCTCGATCGGCATTGCGCTCATCGGGCTGCTGGCCCTGCCCGGTTACCGGACGAACTACGACAACCGCCAGTATCTGCCGCCGAGCACCAAGGCCGTCGTCGGATACGAGGCCGCCGAGCGGCACTTTTCCAATGCGCGGATGAACCCCGAATTGTTGATGATCGAGACCGATCACGACATGCGCAATCCGGCGAACATGTTGGTGCTGGACAGGATTGCGCGCTTCGTCTTCCACATCCCCGGCGTCGCACGGGTGCAGACGATCACCCGCCCGCTCGGAGCGCCGATCGAGCACACGTCGATCCCGTTCCAGATCAGCATGCAGAACACCACCCAGGTGGAAAACCAGGAGTACATGAAGAAGCGGATGGCCGACATGCTCACGCAGGCCGACGCCATGCAGCAGTCGATCGACACGATGCAGCGCATGTACGAGATCACCTCGAAGATGGCCGCCGTCACGCACCACATGGACGGCCTGACGCACGAAATGCTAGACGTCACAAGCAATATGCGTGACGAGATCGCCAACTTCGATGACTTCTTCCGGCCGATCCGCAGCTACTTCTATTGGGAGAAGCACTGTTTTGACGTTCCGGTCTGCTGGTCACTGCGATCCATCCTGGACGCGCTGGACGGCCTCGATCAGATCGTCGAAAAATTCAAGTTCCTTTCCGACGACCTCGCCCAGATGGACGCGCTGCTGCCGCAGATGCTGGCGCAGATGCCGCCGATGATCGCGACGATGACGACGATGAAGCAAATGATGCTGACCATGCACAGCTCGATGAACTCGATGTATGACCAGATGGATGTCATGAGTCAGAACTCGACGGCCATGGGCCAGGCCTACGACGCCGCGAAGAACGACGACTCGTTCTACATCCCGCCGGAGGTCTTCGACAACCCGGACTTCAAGCGGGGCCTGAAGATGTTCCTGTCGCCCGACGGCCACGCGGCTCGGTTCATCATCTCTCACGACGTTCCTCCGGCGACGCCCGAAGGGATTTCGCACGTCGACCCCATCAAGAGCGCGGCGAAGGAAGCCATCAAGGGCACCCCGCTGGAGGGCTCCAAGATCTGGCTCGGCGGCACGGCCGCGGTCTACAAGGACATGCGCGACGGATCCAAGTACGACCTGATGATTGCCGGGATCTCGGCGGCCAGCCTCATCTTGATCATCATGCTGATCATCACCCGAAGCCTGGTCGCCGCAATCACCATCGTGGGCACGGTGCTGCTTTCGCTCGGCGCCTCGTTTGGGCTCTCGGTGCTGGTGTGGCAGGACATCCTGGGCATTGAACTGCATTGGATGGTGCTGGCTATGTCGGTCATCCTGCTGTTGGCGGTGGGCTCGGACTACAACCTGCTGCTGGTTTCCCGGTTCAAAGAGGAGATCCACGCCGGAATCAAGACCGGCATCATCCGGTCGATGGCCGGAACCGGCGCCGTGGTCACGTCCGCGGGTCTGGTCTTCGCCGCCACCATGGGGACTTTCGCGATCAGCCCGCTGCGAGTGATGGGCCAGGTGGGGACCACGATCGCCCTGGGTCTGCTGTTCGACACCTTGATCGTGCGTTCGTTCATGATGCCGTCCGTCGCCGCTCTGATGGGGCGCTGGTTCTGGTGGCCGCAACGGGTGCGCAACCGCCCGGCCAGTGAGATGCTCCGGCCCTACGGGTCGCGGTCGGCGGTGCGTGCCTACATGTTGCCGCCGGAGCCGCGCCCGCCCCGTTCGGCGCATTCGGCCGACACCGACCGGTTCCCGGTCGGCGCGCCGCACTACTGA
- a CDS encoding DUF5078 domain-containing protein — MSRLSNSLRAGVAFLALGIAATVFPTTAAADSTEDFPVPRRMINTTCDAEQLLAATRDTSPVYYQRYMIDFNNHPNVQQATIDKAHWFYSLSPEDRRSYSENFYAPVSDPLWVAWPNHMKIFFNNKGVVAKSTEVCSQYPAGDMSVWNWA; from the coding sequence ATGTCTCGGCTCAGTAACAGCCTGCGCGCAGGCGTCGCTTTCCTCGCCCTGGGTATCGCCGCAACGGTCTTCCCGACGACCGCGGCCGCCGACTCCACCGAGGACTTCCCGGTACCGCGCCGGATGATCAACACCACCTGCGACGCCGAGCAGCTGCTGGCGGCCACTCGCGACACCAGCCCGGTGTACTACCAGCGCTACATGATCGACTTCAACAACCACCCGAACGTCCAGCAGGCGACCATCGACAAGGCGCACTGGTTCTACTCGCTGTCGCCGGAGGACCGCCGGTCGTACTCCGAGAACTTCTACGCGCCGGTCTCCGACCCGCTGTGGGTGGCCTGGCCCAACCACATGAAGATCTTCTTCAACAACAAGGGCGTCGTCGCGAAGTCCACCGAGGTGTGCAGCCAATACCCGGCAGGCGACATGTCGGTGTGGAACTGGGCCTGA
- a CDS encoding crotonase/enoyl-CoA hydratase family protein, whose translation MNPPAFETLLYRTAGPIATITLNRPEHLNTIVPPMPDEIEAAIGLAERDHDVKVIVLRGAGRAFSGGYDFSGGFQHWGETMMTDGHWDPGKDFAMVSARETGPTQKFMAIWRASKPVIAQVHGWCVGGASDYALCADIVVASEDAVIGTPYSRMWGAYLTGMWLYRLSLAKVKWHSLTGRPLTGSQAAEVELINEAVPFERLEARVAEIAAELAQIPLSQLRAQKLIVNQAYENMGLASTQLLGGILDGLMRNTPDALEFIQTAQTQGVRATVRRRDGPFGDYSQAPPELRPDPTHVIVPDEDH comes from the coding sequence ATGAACCCGCCCGCCTTCGAGACCCTGCTGTACCGGACTGCCGGCCCGATCGCCACGATCACGTTGAACCGCCCCGAGCATCTCAACACCATCGTGCCGCCCATGCCCGACGAGATCGAAGCCGCGATCGGCCTGGCCGAGCGCGACCACGACGTCAAGGTGATCGTGCTGCGCGGCGCCGGGCGCGCCTTCTCCGGCGGCTACGACTTCAGTGGCGGCTTCCAGCACTGGGGCGAAACCATGATGACCGACGGGCACTGGGATCCCGGCAAGGATTTCGCGATGGTCAGCGCCCGCGAGACCGGACCGACGCAGAAGTTCATGGCGATCTGGCGGGCCTCCAAACCGGTGATTGCCCAGGTGCACGGCTGGTGCGTCGGCGGGGCCAGCGACTACGCGTTGTGCGCCGACATCGTCGTCGCCAGCGAAGACGCGGTGATCGGCACGCCATACAGCCGGATGTGGGGGGCGTATCTGACAGGGATGTGGCTCTACCGGCTGAGCCTGGCCAAGGTCAAATGGCACTCGCTGACCGGCCGGCCGCTGACCGGCAGCCAGGCCGCGGAGGTCGAATTGATCAACGAGGCGGTGCCCTTCGAGCGCCTCGAGGCCCGGGTCGCCGAAATCGCCGCCGAGCTCGCCCAGATTCCGTTGTCACAGCTGCGGGCGCAGAAGCTGATCGTCAACCAGGCCTACGAGAACATGGGCCTGGCCTCCACCCAGCTGCTCGGCGGCATTCTCGACGGGCTGATGCGCAACACCCCCGATGCGCTCGAGTTCATCCAGACCGCTCAGACCCAGGGCGTGCGGGCCACGGTGCGCCGCCGGGACGGCCCGTTCGGCGACTACAGCCAGGCCCCACCGGAGCTGCGGCCCGACCCGACGCACGTCATCGTTCCTGATGAAGATCATTAG
- a CDS encoding prolyl oligopeptidase family serine peptidase, producing MTAQPADDRNSPDDPYRWLEDVTGPAALDWVRARNEPTQAEFCDARFEQLRIEALEVLDTDARIPYVRRRGEYLYNFWRDAANPRGLWRRTTLDSYRSDSPEWDVLIDVDELGRADDEKWVWAGASVIEPEFTRALVNLSRGGSDAVIVREFDMITREFIADGFSLPEAKSQIGWADPDTVLVGTDFGPGTLTESGYPRIVKRWRRGTPLADAQVVFEGTPTDVSASVNADRTPGFERTFAGRTIDFWNEEIYEVRGADLVRIQTPTDASVSIHREWLLIEPRSDWTVGETTYPAGSLLAADYDEFLSGKVKLQVVFEPDEHTCLHQSAWTRDRLLLVTLADVASRVEIVTPGSWQREVVPGVPPATHTVIVAADDTGDEFFLDSSGFDTPSRLLRGTGDGPLERIKSAPAFFDAENLDVVQHFVASKDGTKVPYFVVRSRDAAGPGPTLLGGYGGFESSKTPGYSGVLGRLWLARGGAYVMANIRGGGEYGPGWHTQAMRENRHKVDEDFAAVATDLVQRGIARVEQLGAQGGSNGGLLMGIMLTKYPDKFGALVCDVPLLDMRRYHLLLAGASWVAEYGDPDNPDDWEFISKYSPYQNISATAQYPSVLFTTSTRDDRVHPGHARKMVAALEQAGHRVWYYENIEGGHAGAADNEQAAFKAALSYSFLWQTLSA from the coding sequence ATGACAGCGCAGCCTGCCGACGACCGGAACTCGCCCGACGACCCCTACCGGTGGCTCGAGGACGTGACGGGTCCGGCGGCGCTGGACTGGGTCCGCGCCCGCAACGAACCGACCCAGGCGGAGTTCTGCGATGCACGGTTCGAGCAACTGCGCATCGAGGCGCTCGAGGTGCTTGACACCGATGCCCGGATCCCCTACGTGCGGCGCCGCGGCGAATACTTGTACAACTTCTGGCGCGACGCGGCCAACCCGCGCGGGCTGTGGCGACGCACCACCCTGGACAGTTACCGCAGCGACTCCCCCGAGTGGGATGTGCTGATCGATGTCGACGAATTGGGCCGGGCCGACGACGAGAAGTGGGTGTGGGCCGGCGCGAGCGTGATCGAACCGGAGTTCACCCGCGCGTTGGTCAACCTCTCCCGCGGCGGCTCGGATGCGGTGATTGTGCGTGAATTCGACATGATTACACGGGAATTCATTGCCGACGGGTTCTCGCTGCCGGAGGCCAAGTCGCAGATCGGCTGGGCCGACCCGGATACCGTGCTGGTGGGCACCGACTTCGGTCCCGGCACGCTCACCGAGTCCGGCTATCCGCGGATCGTCAAGCGGTGGCGGCGGGGCACGCCGTTGGCCGACGCCCAGGTCGTCTTCGAGGGCACGCCCACCGATGTCAGCGCGTCGGTGAATGCCGATCGCACGCCCGGTTTCGAGCGCACCTTCGCCGGGCGCACCATCGACTTCTGGAACGAAGAGATCTACGAGGTACGGGGCGCGGACCTGGTCCGCATCCAGACACCCACCGACGCCAGCGTGTCGATCCACCGCGAGTGGCTGCTGATCGAGCCGCGCAGCGACTGGACCGTCGGCGAGACCACCTACCCGGCCGGCTCGCTGCTGGCCGCCGACTACGACGAATTCCTCTCCGGCAAGGTCAAATTGCAGGTGGTCTTCGAGCCCGACGAGCACACCTGCCTGCATCAGAGCGCATGGACGCGCGACCGGCTGTTGCTGGTGACGCTGGCCGACGTGGCCAGCCGGGTGGAGATCGTCACACCCGGATCCTGGCAGCGCGAAGTGGTGCCCGGCGTCCCGCCGGCAACCCACACCGTGATCGTGGCTGCCGACGACACCGGCGACGAATTCTTCTTGGATTCAAGCGGTTTCGACACGCCGTCGCGCCTGCTGCGCGGCACCGGCGACGGGCCGCTGGAGCGAATCAAGTCCGCTCCCGCCTTCTTCGACGCCGAAAACCTGGACGTGGTACAGCATTTCGTGGCATCGAAGGACGGCACGAAAGTCCCCTACTTCGTGGTCCGCTCACGCGACGCCGCCGGCCCCGGGCCCACCCTGCTGGGCGGGTACGGCGGATTCGAGTCGTCCAAGACGCCCGGGTACAGCGGCGTGCTGGGCCGGCTGTGGCTGGCCCGGGGCGGCGCCTACGTGATGGCCAACATCCGCGGCGGCGGCGAGTACGGGCCCGGCTGGCACACCCAGGCCATGCGGGAGAACCGGCACAAGGTCGACGAGGACTTCGCTGCGGTAGCAACCGATTTGGTGCAGCGCGGCATCGCGCGCGTCGAGCAGCTCGGCGCCCAGGGCGGCAGCAACGGCGGGCTGCTCATGGGCATCATGCTGACCAAGTATCCGGACAAATTCGGCGCGCTCGTCTGTGACGTCCCGCTGCTGGACATGAGGCGCTATCACCTGCTGCTGGCCGGCGCGTCGTGGGTGGCCGAATACGGCGACCCGGACAACCCGGATGACTGGGAGTTCATCTCCAAATACTCTCCCTACCAGAATATTTCGGCCACCGCCCAGTACCCGTCGGTGCTGTTCACCACCTCCACCCGAGACGACCGCGTACACCCGGGCCACGCGCGCAAGATGGTGGCGGCGTTGGAACAAGCGGGCCACCGGGTCTGGTACTACGAGAACATCGAGGGCGGGCACGCCGGCGCGGCCGACAACGAGCAGGCCGCCTTCAAGGCGGCACTCAGCTATTCGTTCCTGTGGCAGACGCTGTCGGCCTGA
- the exaC gene encoding acetaldehyde dehydrogenase ExaC yields the protein MTVFARPGAAGALMSYESRYDNFIGGQWVKPAKGLYFENPTPVTGQVFCEVARSDESDVDKALDAAHAAAPAWGKTSPGERAAVLNKIADRIEANTDALALAEVWDNGKPIRETLAADIPLAADHFRYFAAAIRAQEGSLSQIDDDTVAYHFHEPLGVVGQIIPWNFPILMGAWKLAPALAAGNTVVLKPAEQTPASILYLMSLIGDLIPPGVVNIVSGFGVEAGKPLASSDRIAKVSFTGETTTGRLIMQYASQNLIPVTLELGGKSPNIFFSDVMAANDNFQDKALEGFTMFALNQGEVCTCPSRSLIQSDIHDEFLELAAIRTKAVRQGDPLDTETMLGSQASNDQLEKILSYIEIGKAEGAKVVTGGERAELGGDLSGGYYVQPTIFAGNNKMRIFQEEIFGPVVAVTSFGDYDDALAIANDTLYGLGAGVWSRDGNTAYRAGRDIKAGRVWVNCYHVYPPHAAFGGYKQSGFGRETHQMALDHYQQTKNLLVSYTDKAQGFF from the coding sequence ATGACCGTTTTCGCACGTCCCGGTGCTGCCGGGGCGCTGATGTCCTATGAGTCGCGCTACGACAACTTCATCGGGGGGCAGTGGGTGAAACCGGCCAAGGGTCTGTACTTCGAAAACCCGACACCGGTGACCGGGCAGGTGTTTTGCGAAGTCGCGCGCAGCGACGAGTCCGACGTCGACAAGGCACTCGACGCCGCCCACGCGGCCGCCCCCGCCTGGGGTAAGACGTCCCCGGGCGAGCGCGCCGCCGTGCTGAACAAGATCGCCGACCGCATCGAGGCCAACACCGACGCGCTGGCGCTGGCCGAGGTGTGGGACAACGGCAAACCCATCCGCGAGACGCTGGCCGCCGACATCCCGCTGGCCGCCGACCACTTCCGGTATTTCGCCGCGGCGATCCGCGCCCAGGAGGGCTCGCTGTCACAGATCGACGACGACACCGTCGCCTACCACTTCCACGAGCCGCTCGGGGTGGTCGGGCAGATCATCCCGTGGAACTTCCCGATCCTGATGGGCGCCTGGAAGCTGGCGCCGGCCCTGGCCGCGGGCAACACGGTGGTGCTCAAGCCCGCCGAGCAGACGCCGGCCTCGATCCTGTACCTGATGTCGCTGATCGGCGACCTGATCCCGCCGGGCGTGGTCAACATTGTCAGTGGCTTCGGCGTCGAGGCCGGCAAGCCGCTGGCGTCCAGTGACCGCATCGCCAAGGTGTCGTTCACTGGGGAGACCACCACCGGGCGGTTGATCATGCAGTACGCCTCGCAGAACCTGATCCCGGTCACGCTCGAGCTCGGCGGCAAGAGCCCGAACATCTTCTTCTCCGACGTGATGGCCGCCAACGACAACTTCCAGGACAAGGCCCTCGAGGGCTTCACGATGTTCGCCCTCAATCAGGGCGAGGTCTGCACCTGCCCGTCGCGCAGCCTGATCCAATCCGACATCCACGACGAGTTTCTGGAATTGGCCGCGATCCGCACCAAGGCGGTCCGGCAGGGCGACCCGCTGGACACCGAGACCATGCTGGGCTCGCAGGCCTCCAACGACCAGCTCGAAAAGATCTTGTCCTACATCGAGATCGGCAAGGCCGAGGGCGCCAAGGTCGTCACCGGCGGTGAGCGCGCCGAGCTCGGTGGCGACCTGTCCGGTGGCTACTACGTGCAGCCAACGATCTTCGCCGGCAACAACAAGATGCGTATTTTCCAGGAGGAGATCTTCGGGCCGGTGGTCGCGGTGACGTCGTTCGGCGACTACGACGACGCTCTCGCGATTGCCAACGACACCCTGTACGGCCTCGGTGCCGGCGTGTGGAGCCGCGACGGCAACACCGCCTACCGCGCCGGCCGCGATATCAAGGCGGGCCGGGTGTGGGTGAACTGCTACCACGTCTATCCGCCGCACGCGGCTTTCGGCGGATACAAGCAATCCGGGTTCGGCCGGGAAACCCACCAGATGGCGCTCGACCACTACCAGCAGACCAAGAATCTGCTGGTGTCCTACACCGACAAGGCGCAGGGCTTCTTCTGA
- a CDS encoding DUF779 domain-containing protein codes for MRVGDDAERSDEEEWRHYVVPAPVVVTAAAAELLTRLQDRHGPVMFHQSGGCCDGSSPMCYPVGDFLVGDRDVLLGVLDVAAPGSGGVPVWISGPQYRAWKHTQLVIDIVPGRGGGFSLEAPEGVRFLSRGRVFTDDEKAQLAAAPVITGAGYERGERPAIRGPVVGETAPETCPAGPAEPQ; via the coding sequence ATGCGCGTCGGCGACGACGCAGAGCGCAGCGATGAGGAGGAGTGGCGCCATTATGTCGTGCCGGCGCCGGTGGTCGTCACCGCCGCGGCCGCCGAGTTGCTGACTCGACTGCAGGACCGGCACGGCCCGGTGATGTTCCACCAGTCCGGCGGCTGCTGCGACGGGTCGTCGCCGATGTGCTACCCGGTCGGGGACTTTCTAGTCGGCGATCGCGACGTCCTGCTCGGCGTCCTCGACGTGGCCGCTCCAGGCTCGGGGGGCGTGCCGGTGTGGATCTCGGGTCCGCAGTACCGTGCCTGGAAGCACACCCAGCTGGTCATCGACATCGTGCCGGGCCGCGGCGGCGGGTTCAGCCTGGAAGCTCCGGAGGGCGTGCGGTTCCTGAGCCGGGGCCGGGTCTTCACCGACGACGAAAAGGCTCAGCTGGCAGCCGCTCCCGTCATCACCGGCGCCGGCTACGAGCGCGGCGAACGTCCGGCGATACGCGGCCCGGTGGTCGGCGAGACCGCGCCGGAAACGTGCCCGGCTGGCCCTGCCGAACCGCAGTAA
- a CDS encoding putative holin → MIPLPRPWLLASAMLIGIAVGLLAGVAGTLVMHARVRPDIIIALVAGLPSILGLLVILFSGRRWVTMVGAFILALTPGWLGVLVAIQVTSGA, encoded by the coding sequence GTGATCCCGCTGCCGCGCCCCTGGCTGCTGGCCAGCGCCATGTTGATCGGCATCGCGGTCGGCCTGCTGGCGGGAGTCGCGGGCACGCTGGTGATGCACGCCCGGGTCCGCCCCGACATCATCATCGCCCTGGTCGCCGGGCTGCCCAGCATCCTCGGCCTGCTGGTGATTCTGTTCTCGGGGCGCCGGTGGGTCACCATGGTCGGCGCGTTCATCCTCGCCCTGACGCCCGGTTGGTTGGGGGTCCTCGTCGCAATCCAGGTGACCTCCGGTGCCTGA
- the lpdA gene encoding dihydrolipoyl dehydrogenase, with translation MTSHYDVVVLGAGPGGYVAAIRAAQLGLNTAVVEPKYWGGVCLNVGCIPSKALLRNAELAHIFTKEAKTFGISGEATFDYGVAFDRSRKVAEGRVAGVHFLMKKNKITEIHGYGKFTDAHTLSVDLNEGGTDTVTFDNIIIATGSSTRLVPGTTLSENVVTYEKLILTRELPQSIIIAGAGAIGMEFGYVLKNYGVDVTIVEFLPRALPNEDADASKEIEKQFKKLGVKILTGTKVESITDGGSEVTVSVSKDGNNQQLKAEKVLQAIGFAPNVEGYGLDAAGVALTDRRAIGITDYMRTNVDHIYAIGDVTGKLQLAHVAEAQGVVAAETIAGAETLALGDYRMLPRATFCQPNVASFGLTEEQARDEGYDVVVAKFPFTANAKAHGVGDPSGFVKLVADAKYGELLGGHLVGHDVSELLPELTLAQKWDLTATELARNVHTHPTMSEALQECFHGLTGHMINF, from the coding sequence GTGACTTCTCACTATGACGTCGTCGTCCTCGGAGCCGGTCCCGGCGGTTATGTCGCCGCTATTCGTGCCGCGCAACTCGGCCTGAACACCGCAGTCGTCGAACCGAAATACTGGGGTGGCGTCTGCCTCAACGTCGGCTGCATCCCGTCCAAGGCGCTGCTGCGCAACGCCGAACTCGCGCACATCTTCACCAAAGAGGCCAAGACGTTTGGCATCAGCGGCGAGGCGACGTTCGATTACGGGGTCGCCTTCGACCGCAGCCGCAAGGTCGCCGAGGGCCGCGTCGCCGGCGTGCACTTCCTGATGAAGAAGAACAAGATCACCGAGATCCACGGCTACGGGAAGTTCACCGACGCCCACACGTTGTCGGTCGACCTGAACGAGGGCGGGACCGACACGGTCACCTTCGACAACATCATCATCGCCACCGGCAGCAGCACCCGGCTGGTTCCCGGCACCACGCTGTCGGAAAACGTGGTCACCTACGAGAAGCTGATCCTGACCCGGGAGCTGCCCCAGTCGATCATCATCGCCGGGGCCGGCGCCATCGGCATGGAATTCGGCTACGTGCTGAAGAACTACGGCGTCGACGTGACCATCGTCGAGTTCCTGCCGCGCGCGCTGCCCAACGAGGACGCCGACGCCTCCAAAGAGATCGAGAAGCAGTTCAAGAAGCTGGGCGTGAAGATATTGACCGGAACCAAGGTCGAGTCCATCACCGACGGTGGTTCCGAGGTCACGGTCAGCGTCAGCAAGGACGGCAACAACCAACAGCTCAAGGCCGAAAAGGTGTTGCAGGCCATCGGCTTTGCGCCCAACGTCGAGGGCTACGGGCTGGACGCCGCCGGGGTCGCGCTGACCGACCGTCGGGCCATCGGGATCACCGACTACATGCGCACCAACGTCGACCACATCTACGCCATCGGCGACGTCACCGGCAAGCTGCAGCTCGCCCACGTCGCCGAGGCCCAAGGGGTGGTCGCCGCCGAAACCATCGCCGGCGCAGAGACATTGGCGCTCGGCGACTACCGCATGCTCCCGCGCGCCACGTTCTGCCAGCCCAATGTGGCCAGCTTCGGGCTCACCGAGGAGCAGGCCCGCGACGAGGGTTACGACGTGGTGGTGGCGAAGTTCCCGTTCACTGCGAACGCCAAGGCGCACGGCGTCGGTGACCCGAGCGGATTCGTCAAGCTGGTCGCCGACGCCAAGTACGGCGAGCTGCTGGGCGGGCACCTGGTCGGCCACGACGTGTCCGAGCTGCTGCCGGAGCTCACACTGGCGCAGAAGTGGGACCTGACCGCCACCGAGCTGGCGCGCAACGTGCACACGCATCCGACCATGTCCGAGGCGCTGCAAGAGTGCTTCCACGGCCTAACCGGCCACATGATCAACTTCTAG
- a CDS encoding carboxymuconolactone decarboxylase family protein, producing MTDEQVGRVPSSSKLRRLGPLNWALAKGAARTTRAPEMHLFTTLGQRQGLFWAWSLYGGRLLHGRLPRVDTELVILRVAHLRSCEYELQHHRQMARQHGLDAHMQATIFAWPDVPEGDGPRKILSARQQALLKATDELINDRSVSDDTWQQLAAHLDRRLLIEFCLLATQYDALAATITALKVPLDYPGSR from the coding sequence ATGACCGACGAGCAGGTCGGGCGAGTGCCGTCGTCCAGCAAGCTGCGCCGGCTCGGCCCGCTGAACTGGGCCCTGGCCAAAGGGGCTGCGCGCACCACGCGGGCACCCGAGATGCATCTGTTCACCACGCTCGGTCAGCGCCAGGGGCTGTTTTGGGCGTGGTCGCTTTACGGCGGCCGGCTGCTGCACGGCCGACTGCCGCGCGTCGACACCGAACTGGTGATCCTGCGCGTCGCGCATTTGCGCTCGTGCGAATACGAGCTGCAGCATCATCGTCAGATGGCGCGCCAGCATGGTCTGGACGCTCACATGCAGGCCACGATCTTCGCCTGGCCCGACGTCCCGGAGGGCGACGGACCGCGAAAGATCTTGAGCGCCAGGCAACAGGCGCTGCTCAAGGCGACCGATGAGTTGATCAATGACCGGTCCGTCAGCGACGACACCTGGCAACAGCTGGCGGCGCACCTTGATCGGCGGCTACTCATCGAATTCTGCTTGCTCGCAACACAATACGACGCGCTGGCCGCGACGATCACCGCGCTGAAGGTGCCGCTGGACTACCCGGGCAGCCGTTAG